In Vibrio tritonius, the following are encoded in one genomic region:
- a CDS encoding ABC transporter substrate-binding protein, giving the protein MVGVKSVLTSLIASAAVLAVGSSYAADIKVGMSAALTGPASALGIAVKNGIETYFDEVNAAGGINGNKLVFTPLDDGYEPAKAAPNMKQLISQDSVLAVLGNVGTPTAVVTVPIANEDKTLLFGAYTGAGVLRKSPPDRYVINYRASYAEETAAMVKNLLASGIKPEEIAFFTQNDGYGDAGFNGAVAALKAEGFNDTDKLAHGRYTRNTTNVEQALGTILDAAVEPKAIIMVGAYAPCAEFIRQAKQDFDDMLFLNVSFVGSLPLLKALGDDAEGVIVTQVVPHYESDLPGVEAYRKALAKYKPNAQPDFVSLEGYLLAKIFVAGAAKAPSLTREGVIDGLEKLNSLDIGIGVPITYSSTQHQASHKVWPTIIRNGRYEALDWATLR; this is encoded by the coding sequence ATGGTGGGTGTAAAAAGCGTACTAACAAGTTTGATTGCCTCGGCAGCTGTCCTCGCAGTGGGTTCCAGTTATGCCGCGGATATTAAAGTTGGCATGTCTGCCGCTCTAACAGGTCCTGCGTCAGCGTTAGGCATAGCGGTAAAAAATGGTATCGAAACGTACTTCGACGAAGTCAACGCCGCTGGCGGTATCAACGGAAATAAACTGGTCTTTACGCCTCTCGATGATGGCTATGAACCAGCCAAAGCCGCCCCGAATATGAAACAGCTGATTTCTCAAGATAGTGTATTAGCCGTACTTGGCAACGTCGGCACACCTACTGCTGTCGTAACCGTGCCTATCGCGAATGAAGATAAAACTCTTCTTTTCGGAGCGTATACCGGGGCTGGTGTGCTGCGTAAATCGCCACCAGATCGCTATGTTATTAACTACCGCGCCAGCTACGCAGAAGAAACAGCCGCAATGGTGAAGAACCTTCTTGCTAGTGGTATCAAACCTGAAGAGATAGCCTTCTTTACCCAAAATGATGGCTATGGTGATGCTGGCTTCAATGGTGCGGTTGCTGCTCTTAAAGCGGAAGGGTTTAATGACACCGATAAATTGGCACATGGCCGCTACACCCGTAATACAACCAACGTAGAACAAGCGTTAGGCACCATTCTCGATGCAGCAGTAGAACCAAAAGCCATCATCATGGTGGGTGCCTATGCCCCTTGTGCGGAGTTCATTCGTCAAGCTAAACAAGACTTCGATGACATGCTGTTTTTAAATGTTTCTTTCGTCGGCAGTTTGCCATTGCTAAAAGCGTTGGGTGATGACGCTGAAGGCGTGATAGTGACGCAAGTGGTTCCTCACTACGAATCTGATTTGCCAGGCGTTGAGGCGTACCGTAAAGCACTCGCTAAATACAAACCAAACGCACAACCAGATTTCGTCTCTCTTGAGGGGTATTTACTCGCCAAAATCTTCGTTGCTGGTGCAGCAAAAGCGCCTAGTCTAACTCGCGAAGGTGTGATTGATGGATTGGAAAAACTCAATAGCCTAGACATTGGTATCGGCGTGCCGATCACGTATAGCTCTACTCAACACCAAGCAAGTCATAAAGTATGGCCAACCATCATTCGTAATGGTCGTTATGAAGCATTGGATTGGGCCACTTTGCGTTAA